ACAAGAACGGTGTCGCCCTGCCCGCGTGGCCCGCGCTGGGCTTCGGCTTCACCGAGCTCGGCACGGTCACCGCGCGGCCGCAGCCGGGCAACGACAAGCCCCGCCTCTTCCGCGCCGTCGCGAGCGAGGCCGTCATCAACCGGATGGGCTTCAACAACGACGGCGCCGACGCGGTGGCCGAACGCCTCCGCGCGCTGCTCGGCACCCCCGCCGGGCGCCCCGGCACCATCGACAACCCGACCAACCTGATCCGCGACCGGGCCCCCGGCGAGCTGCCGCCGCTCGCGAGCGCGCTGGGCCTGCGCGCCCCGCTCGGCATCAGCATCGGCAAGTCCAAGGTGACGCCGCTCGACGATGCGATCGGCGACTACGTCTACAGCGCGCGGCTGCTGCGCCCGTTCGCGGACTACCTCGCGGTCAACGTCTCCTCGCCCAACACGCCCGGCCTGCGCGAGCTGCAGGACCGTCGGCACCTCACGGATCTGCTGGGCGAGCTCACCAAGATCGCGGCGGGTACGCCGGTCCTGGTCAAACTGGCACCCGACCTCACCGACACCGCCATCGCCGAGCTGCTCTCGGTCTGCGCCGCGCACAACGTCGCCGGGGTGATCGCGACCAACACCACGCTGTCGCGGGAGGGCCTCGACCCGGCGGACGCCGCGCTCGGCGCCGAGGCGGGCGGCCTGTCGGGCCGGCCGCTCACCGAGCGGGCCCGCAAGGTCGTCTCCTTCATCCACGCCGAGACGAGCGGCAAGCTGCCGATCATCGGTGTCGGCGGGGTCATGTCGTCCGACGACGCGGCCCGCCTCTTCGACGCCGGTGCCAGCCTGGTGCAGCTCTACACCGGATTCATCTACCACGGCCCGGGCCTGACCAGGGCCGTCGCTTCGTTGCCGGTGCGCTGATGAGCGCCGGCGCGGCGACCGGCTTCCCGCCGGGTGTGCCGGACGGGTCAGCCGGCGCGAGGAGTGCGGGGAGCACGGCGACCGGAGCCCCGCGGCGCGCGCCGGAAGGGCAGCTGGATCCTGAGCTCGTCCTGAAGCTGGACCGGGAGCACGTCTGGCACCCCTATGGCCCGATGCCCGGGATGCGGGACCCGCTCGTCGTCGCCTCGGCGGCGGGGGCGACCCTCACCCTCGCCGACGGCCGGGAGCTGGTCGACGGCATGTCGAGCTGGTGGGCGGCGATCCACGGATACCGCCACCCTGTGCTCGACGCCGCCGCCGTGGACCAGCTGGGCCGGATGAGCCACGTCATGTTCGGCGGGCTCACCCACGAACCGGCCGTCCGCCTGGCCCGCACGCTCGTCGAGATCACCCCGCCGGGACTGGAGCACGTCTTCCTCGCCGACTCGGGCTCGGTGAGCGTGGAGGTGGCGATCAAGATGTGCCTGCAGTACTGGCGGTCCGTCGGCCGCCCCGCCAAGCAGCGCCTGCTCACCTGGCGCGGCGGCTATCACGGCGACACGTTCCACCCGATGAGCGTCTGCGACCCCGAGGGCGGCATGCACCACCTGTGGGGCGGCGTGCTGCCCCGGCAGGTCTTCGCCCCGATCCCGCCGGTCGAGTTCGCACAGTCCTACGTGGACGACCTGGCGGCGACGCTGGCCGAGTGCGCCGACGAGGTGGCGGCGATCATCGTCGAGCCGGTGGTGC
This portion of the Allocatelliglobosispora scoriae genome encodes:
- a CDS encoding quinone-dependent dihydroorotate dehydrogenase, yielding MSFFEKIVRPVLFRTGGGDAETAHEATLHRLSGIASKPKALDALRSRYAVAKPVTVFGVDFPNPVGLAAGMDKNGVALPAWPALGFGFTELGTVTARPQPGNDKPRLFRAVASEAVINRMGFNNDGADAVAERLRALLGTPAGRPGTIDNPTNLIRDRAPGELPPLASALGLRAPLGISIGKSKVTPLDDAIGDYVYSARLLRPFADYLAVNVSSPNTPGLRELQDRRHLTDLLGELTKIAAGTPVLVKLAPDLTDTAIAELLSVCAAHNVAGVIATNTTLSREGLDPADAALGAEAGGLSGRPLTERARKVVSFIHAETSGKLPIIGVGGVMSSDDAARLFDAGASLVQLYTGFIYHGPGLTRAVASLPVR